In the Acidimicrobiales bacterium genome, one interval contains:
- the menH gene encoding 2-succinyl-6-hydroxy-2,4-cyclohexadiene-1-carboxylate synthase, with product MTDELGLHVEFEGPSDGDAEGRPILVLHGFTGSTITMWPLARPLSDTRSVAVVDLPGHGRSTTVRSTDDAQTYGFEHTVDAVAQVIDQHNLGPTHLVGYSMGGRVALGLAIRHPEQVTSLSLIGASPGLSDPVERAARRRADDELADDLLEQGLPAFVDRWMASPLFASQKRLGTDSLADARAQRLTNDPDGLAASLRGSGTGAQPSYWHHLAGIDVPVLLLVGDEDPKFRAIAMRMAAGLVRSAIEVVPEAGHAAHLEHPDHVVAAIREMLDEVDGQ from the coding sequence ATGACCGACGAGCTGGGACTCCACGTCGAATTCGAGGGACCTTCCGACGGAGATGCCGAAGGCCGCCCGATCCTGGTCCTCCACGGTTTCACCGGTTCGACAATCACCATGTGGCCCCTGGCCCGACCGCTGTCTGACACCCGGTCGGTGGCGGTGGTCGATCTACCGGGCCATGGCCGTAGCACTACCGTCCGCTCCACCGACGACGCCCAGACCTACGGGTTCGAACACACCGTCGACGCCGTGGCCCAGGTGATCGACCAGCACAACCTTGGACCGACCCACCTGGTCGGCTACTCCATGGGTGGACGGGTGGCCCTCGGCCTGGCGATCCGACACCCCGAACAGGTGACCTCCCTCTCTCTGATCGGGGCGTCCCCAGGATTGTCGGATCCCGTAGAACGGGCGGCACGTCGACGAGCCGACGACGAACTGGCCGACGACCTTCTGGAACAGGGCCTTCCCGCCTTCGTCGACCGGTGGATGGCTAGCCCGCTGTTCGCCAGCCAGAAACGTCTCGGCACCGACTCGCTGGCCGACGCCCGGGCCCAGCGACTGACCAACGATCCAGACGGACTAGCCGCCAGCCTCCGAGGCTCCGGCACGGGCGCCCAGCCGTCGTACTGGCACCACCTGGCGGGCATCGATGTGCCAGTCCTCCTGCTGGTAGGCGACGAGGACCCAAAGTTCAGAGCCATCGCCATGCGTATGGCCGCCGGGTTGGTGCGGTCAGCCATTGAGGTGGTCCCCGAGGCCGGGCACGCAGCCCACCTCGAGCACCCCGACCACGTGGTGGCTGCCATACGGGAGATGCTCGACGAGGTCGACGGGCAATGA